The genomic interval CATTCACAACGAGGCGCAGGCGCGGCTTCGGCGGCTGCTCGGCATTCCCGACGATTACCGCGTGCTCTTTCTGCAGGGCGGCGCGAGCCTGCAGTTCGCCATGATCCCGATGAACTTTCTGCGCGCGGGCGATCGCGCCCTGTACGTGCTGACCGGCGCGTGGTCCGAGAAGGCGCGGGATGAGGCGGTGCGATTCGGCGAGATTGCCGTGAACGACTGGGCCACAAAGGGCGGCTATCGGGACATCCCTGAGGCGATTCCGGAGGACGATGGCTCGTTCCGCTATGTGCACATCACGTCGAACAACACCATCTACGGCACGCAGTGGCCCGCGCTGCCGAAGACCGCCTCGCCGCTCGTGGCGGACATGTCGAGCGACATCCTGTCGCGCCCGATTGAGGTGTCGGATTTTGCGCTCATCTACGCGGGCGCGCAGAAGAATCTTGGGCCGTCGGGGGTCACCGTCGTGATCGCGAAAGACGCGTTTTTGGCGGAGGCCAACTCGGATCTGCCCGCGATGCTGCGCTACAGCACGCACGTGAAGTCGAACTCGCTCTACAACACGCCGCCCACGTTTGCCATCTACGTGATGGAGCGGGTGCTCGCGTGGGTGGAGGAGATGGGCGGGCTCGCGGCCGTGGCGGAGCGCAACCGGAGGAAGGCGGCGCTCGTGTACGAGGCCATCGATGGCCATCCGCACCTGTACCTCGGCCACGCCGAGAAGCGGGCGAGATCGCAGATGAACGTGACGTTCCGCCTCGCGAGTGAGGAGCTGGAGCGCGCGTTCTTGAGCGAGGCCGCGGAGAAGGGGTTTGTGGGCCTGAAGGGCCATCGGAGCGTCGGCGGCTGCCGCGTGTCGCTGTACAACGCGGTGCCGGTCGAGGCCGCGGAGCGGCTTGCGCACTTCATGGACGACTTTGCCCGCCGGCATTGAAGCGAGGAGGATGGGATGTTCAGGACGATTTTGTTCGATGTGGACGGCGTCATGCTGAGCGAGGAGCGTTATTTTGACGCGTCGGCGCTCACCGTGCACGAACTCTTGACGAGCCAACGATTTCTCGGCCTGTCCTCCGTTTCGCCGGCCTTCTCCCCGGCGCCTGCCGAGGACGCCATCCGCGCCATCCGCCGCGACGTGTTTCGCTACGATGCGGTGCTCGAGGGCTTGAAGAACATCGGCGTGAATGCCAACTGGGACATGGTGTACTTCGTGTTCGTCGCGGAGTGGGTCGCGGCGCTCGAGCGCGCGCGGGAGGCGTCCGAGGAGGCCGTCGATCGCGCCCGGTCCGTTCTCCGGGAGGGCTTTTCGGAGGCCTCGCTTCGTGCCATCGGGGGGCTGCTGCGGGAGGCGCTGCCCGGGTACGTGATCGCCTGGAAGGGATACGACGCGCTGTACGAAGGGGCTTCGTCGCGGTCGGATTTGATGGAGCGGGCGCGGGAGGCGCTCGCTCGGTACGCGCCTGAGGCTGACGCGCACGCGCTTTGGCAGGTCGGGCAGGAGACGTTTCAGGAGTGGTATCTCGGGGACGCGTACACCGGCAAGGAGACGGGTAAGGCGGGCTTTCTCACGAGCGAGTACCCGATTGTCGATCCGGCCGCGTTTGCCGCACTGCTCGCGGATCTCAAGGCGGCGGGCGTGACGTTGGGTATTGCGACCGGCCGGCCGGAGATTGAGACGCGCGTGCCGCTTGAGCACTTCGGCTGGCTGTCGTATTTCGATCCGGCCCGCGTCACGAATGCCTCAGACGT from Alicyclobacillus acidocaldarius subsp. acidocaldarius DSM 446 carries:
- the serC gene encoding 3-phosphoserine/phosphohydroxythreonine transaminase → MRRVDNFNPGPAALPLEVLEQVREELIDFRGAGMSVMEMSHRSKEYEAIHNEAQARLRRLLGIPDDYRVLFLQGGASLQFAMIPMNFLRAGDRALYVLTGAWSEKARDEAVRFGEIAVNDWATKGGYRDIPEAIPEDDGSFRYVHITSNNTIYGTQWPALPKTASPLVADMSSDILSRPIEVSDFALIYAGAQKNLGPSGVTVVIAKDAFLAEANSDLPAMLRYSTHVKSNSLYNTPPTFAIYVMERVLAWVEEMGGLAAVAERNRRKAALVYEAIDGHPHLYLGHAEKRARSQMNVTFRLASEELERAFLSEAAEKGFVGLKGHRSVGGCRVSLYNAVPVEAAERLAHFMDDFARRH
- a CDS encoding HAD family hydrolase; protein product: MFRTILFDVDGVMLSEERYFDASALTVHELLTSQRFLGLSSVSPAFSPAPAEDAIRAIRRDVFRYDAVLEGLKNIGVNANWDMVYFVFVAEWVAALERAREASEEAVDRARSVLREGFSEASLRAIGGLLREALPGYVIAWKGYDALYEGASSRSDLMERAREALARYAPEADAHALWQVGQETFQEWYLGDAYTGKETGKAGFLTSEYPIVDPAAFAALLADLKAAGVTLGIATGRPEIETRVPLEHFGWLSYFDPARVTNASDVVAAEERVPHARPLSKPHPFSYLRSLMGEADVEKLLTVELPIPGIRGEVLVVGDSIADKLAADRLGASFAAVLTGLEGQAARPKFERLGADYILNHVLELRRVLSLASVE